The Candidatus Denitrolinea symbiosum DNA window CGTGGGTGGACGGGGAGGTCGCCAGCGAGGAACAGGAAACCGCGCTGCTGAATGAAATGCTGGCGCGGAAAAGTAACGACATATAACCACTGCGATCCAACCATGCCCGAATCCCTTCGCCCGACCCAGCTTGAAATCAACCTCGCGCAATTGCGCCGCAACCTCGAGGCCATCCGCGCGCATGTGGCGCCCGCGAAAGTCATGCCGGTCCTCAAGGCCAACGCCTACGGTCACGGGGTGGAGGGCGTCGCCAAATTCATCGCGCCCTTCGCGGATTACCTCAGCGTGGCGACCATTGACGAGGGCATCCGTCTCCGCGAGCTGGGCATTGACAAACCCATCCTCGTGATGGGCGGGATTTTCTCCTGGCAGATTCCCTTCTTCCCGCGCTACGACTTGACGCTCACCGCGTCCTCCCCGGACCTCCTGCTGGCCGCGGAACAATTCGCCGCCGCGTCGGGACAGCGTGTCCGCGCGCACTTGAAGATAGACACGGGCATGGAGCGCGTCGGCGTGCGCGACACGGAGGCGGAACCCTTCCTCGAGCAGGCCGCGTCCTGCCGCGGCGTGGACGTGGAGGGCATCTATAGTCACTACGCCAACGCCGACTCGTCCGACCTGACCCACGCGCGCCTGCAACTGGAACGTTTCAACGAGACCCTGCGCTTCTACGAAAAACGCAGCCTGCCGCCGCCCGCGCTGCGTCATATCTCTAACTCAGGCGGGATCTTGCAATTGCCCGAAGGCAACTTTGATATGGTGCGCTCGGGCATCATGTTCTACGGCGTCTATCCCACGTTGAGCGTCCCGCACACTGTGGAGGTGAAACCCGCCATCACCTGGCGGTCGCGGGTGGCCTACTCCAAGATCACCCCGCCCGGGCGGCCGGTCAGCTACGGGGCTTTGTGGCAGGCCGAACGTCCGACGCGAATCGTCACCGTCCCGTGCGGCTACGCGGACGGGTACGTCCGCCGCATGAGCGGGCGGGCGCGTCTCTTCGTCAACGGGAGGCTGGTACCGCAGGTGGGACGCATCTGCATGGACCAGTTCATGGCGGACGCGGGCGAGGCGGAGGCCGCGGTGGGCGATCCCGTCGTTCTGCTCGGCGAAGGAATCACCGCCCACGATTTTGCCGAGTGGGCGGGGACCAGTCCCTATGAGATATTGACTAATTTCTGCGTGCGCGTGCCGCGCGTATACGTGGAAGATTGAGAATTCGTTACAATTTTATTCGGGAAATATGACGATTTTCCTCTGGATTGAACTCCGCAGAGGGCATATAATTCGCCCATCATTGCTCGTGCATGGATTTGCACAGCGAACAAACAGGAGGTACGAATGTTAGTTGGAGAAAGAATGTCCCGTCCGCCCATCACCATTGGGCCCGAGATGAGCATTAACGACGCGCTGGCTCTGTTCAAGAAGGAACGCATCCGCCGCGCGCCCGTCATCAAGGGCGGCAAGCTGGTCGGAATCGTCTCGGAAAAGGACCTGCTCAACGCATCCCCGTCTCCCGCAACCACGCTCAGCATCTGGGAAATGAACTACCTGCTCAGCAAATTGACGGTGGCCGAAGTGATGACCAAGAACGTGATCACCGTCGCCGAGGATACGCCCATCGAGGAAGCCGCCCGCATCATGGCGGATAACAAGATCGGCGGCCTGCCTGTCGTCAAGGGGGCGCGCGTCGTCGGCATCATCACCGAGACCAACCTGTTCAAGATGTTCCTTGAACTGATGGGCGCCCGCGAGAGAGGCGTGCGCGCCACTGCGCTCATCGAAGACCAGCCCGGAATGCTGGCGAAAGTCACCCGCACCATCGCGGACGCGGGCGGGAACTTCATCGCCTTCGGTCAGTTTGTAGGCGAAGACGTGAACACGCGCGTCATCACCTTCAAGGTCAACGGAATGGACCAGGCGCAGGTGAAGAAGGTGTTAACTCCCCTCATCAAAAAACTGTGGGACATCCGCGAAGTATAGTTTTTAAAACCGTACACGGATGACGCGGATTTGACGGACCTTTGCGGTTGGATTTAAAGATCCGCGCGCGAAGCGTCCCTCTTGCCCGTGTAATCCGTGTACCTATTTTGGGGGCTAGAAATTTCCCGCCTCATCCGCCATGCGGACGACGCGCGGGGTGAACTTCCCGACTACTTCCACCAGATCGTGCTGCGCGGCGATGACTGTCTCGATCGGCTTGTAGGCCTGCGGCGATTCGTCCAGGCCGCCGCCGAGGAGGGTGACGCCGCGCTCCCTGAGATACGCGTCCCGCGCGGATTTGGAGATGGAATTCAGCGCGGCCTTGCGGCTCATCATCCGACCCGCGCCGTGCGAGGCCGACATGAGCGACTCAGCCGCCCCGCGCCCGCGGACGAGATAGCCCGCGTCGCCCATCGAGCCGGGGATGATTCCCAACACGCCCGCGCCCGCGGGCGTGGCGCCTTTTCGGTGGACGATGACCTCGCGCCCGTCGGGGAGTCTCTCGCGCCAGGCGAAGTTATGATGGTTCTCCACGACCGCGGCTGCTTTCAGTCCGGCCGCCTCGGCCACGCGGCGATGGATAACGTAATGGTTGGCCGCGGCGAAGCGTCCCGCCAGTTCCATCGAGAGCCAGTATTCCTGTCCCTCCTCGGAGTCAAGCGAAAGCCAGGCGAGGTGACGGACGCTTTTATCGAGGCGGGGGTGCAGTTCCATCGCCAGTTTGCTGTAACGGTCGGCGATCTTGAATCCCACCGAGCGCGATCCGCTGTGCGAGAGTAGCGCGAGATATTCGCCGGGTTGCAATCCAGACAGCGGCTCGTTCAGGCGGAACGCGCCCCACTCCACAAAGTGATTCCCCGTCCCGCTCGTGCCGAGTTGTTTGACGGCGTTATCGCGCAAAGTTTGGAGCAGGCGCGTCGCCTCCCAGTCGGGGTCGTCCAAAACGGGATGCCGGGCGCGGCGTTCGCCTTTCCATTCCGCGCCGAGACCGAAGGCGGTCTGGGTCAACAGCGCGTTTTCGAAGAGCGCGGGTTTTTGCTCCAACAGACGCGGGGAGACCTCGTACAGCGAGAGCCGCATCCGGCAGGCGATGTCCACGCCGACGGCGTAAGGGATGACGGCGTTATCGGTCGCGAGGACGCCTCCGATGGGCAGCCCGTAGCCGACGTGCGCGTCGGGCATGAGCGCGCCCGCCACGGAGACGGGCAGGCGCATGGCGTTGTCCATCTGCGCGATGGACTGGTCATCGATCTGCTCCTTTCCCCACACGGGGTAGGGCGACGCTTCGCCGCGCAGTTCGGCGGGACTCTCCTCCCGAGGCCGGTCCGCGCGCAGGCATTCGCGCGCCAGCTCGGCGAGAGTCTCGTCGGCGAGGAAACGGCCAGGGTCGGCGCGCACCGCGTCCAGTCGCGCGAGAACCGTGTCGC harbors:
- a CDS encoding alanine racemase: MPESLRPTQLEINLAQLRRNLEAIRAHVAPAKVMPVLKANAYGHGVEGVAKFIAPFADYLSVATIDEGIRLRELGIDKPILVMGGIFSWQIPFFPRYDLTLTASSPDLLLAAEQFAAASGQRVRAHLKIDTGMERVGVRDTEAEPFLEQAASCRGVDVEGIYSHYANADSSDLTHARLQLERFNETLRFYEKRSLPPPALRHISNSGGILQLPEGNFDMVRSGIMFYGVYPTLSVPHTVEVKPAITWRSRVAYSKITPPGRPVSYGALWQAERPTRIVTVPCGYADGYVRRMSGRARLFVNGRLVPQVGRICMDQFMADAGEAEAAVGDPVVLLGEGITAHDFAEWAGTSPYEILTNFCVRVPRVYVED
- a CDS encoding RNA-splicing ligase RtcB, which codes for MDIVTGKTLKRRGWPEGRIIGLAKDAATRLLDSGLDRDTVLARLDAVRADPGRFLADETLAELARECLRADRPREESPAELRGEASPYPVWGKEQIDDQSIAQMDNAMRLPVSVAGALMPDAHVGYGLPIGGVLATDNAVIPYAVGVDIACRMRLSLYEVSPRLLEQKPALFENALLTQTAFGLGAEWKGERRARHPVLDDPDWEATRLLQTLRDNAVKQLGTSGTGNHFVEWGAFRLNEPLSGLQPGEYLALLSHSGSRSVGFKIADRYSKLAMELHPRLDKSVRHLAWLSLDSEEGQEYWLSMELAGRFAAANHYVIHRRVAEAAGLKAAAVVENHHNFAWRERLPDGREVIVHRKGATPAGAGVLGIIPGSMGDAGYLVRGRGAAESLMSASHGAGRMMSRKAALNSISKSARDAYLRERGVTLLGGGLDESPQAYKPIETVIAAQHDLVEVVGKFTPRVVRMADEAGNF